The Papaver somniferum cultivar HN1 unplaced genomic scaffold, ASM357369v1 unplaced-scaffold_18, whole genome shotgun sequence genome includes a window with the following:
- the LOC113337968 gene encoding uncharacterized protein LOC113337968, whose amino-acid sequence MDHKSLSWNIRGLGQCNKIVAIRNAILKNNPTICTIQESKREIVDDSLIQSLWGSNRCNYVYLASVGAFGGIIVIWKDGILVMEDHLLEAFYVSVKFHNVVDDFVWVFTSVYGASYDVYYNQFWQELRDVRVYYDEPWLLGGDFNAILADDERNVPGGAVANRKSFKALINRLSLIDLTMAGGRFTWTNSQQPLILIRLDRFLLCPNFQVHCPALLQMRLRRPISDHTPILLCCNSNENLRAPFRLYNFILNHPDFLNNLKIWWMNLNFSGKPSYIFAKKL is encoded by the coding sequence ATGGATCATAAAAGTTTGAGTTGGAATATCAGGGGATTGGGACAATGCAATAAGATTGTTGCTATTAGAAATGCTATCTTGAAGAATAATCCTACTATTTGTACAATTCAAGAGTCAAAGAGGGAAATAGTGGATGATAGCCTGATTCAATCTCTATGGGGTAGTAATCGATGTAATTATGTTTATCTTGCATCCGTAGGTGCTTTTGGAGGAATCATTGTAATATGGAAAGATGGAATTTTGGTTATGGAAGATCATCTGTTAGAAGCATTTTATGTttcagttaaatttcacaatGTGGTAGATGATTTTGTTTGGGTGTTTACCTCAGTTTATGGGGCTTCATATGATGTATATTATAACCAATTCTGGCAAGAATTGAGAGATGTTAGAGTATATTATGATGAACCATGGCTGTTGGGGGGAGATTTCAATGCCATACTTGCGGATGATGAGAGAAATGTGCCAGGAGGTGCAGTTGCAAATAGAAAGTCTTTTAAAGCTTTGATAAACAGATTATCTTTGATTGATCTTACGATGGCTGGCGGTAGGTTTACCTGGACCAATTCACAACAGCCTCTTATATTGATAAGGTTGGATAGATTTCTTCTTTGTCCTAATTTCCAAGTTCATTGCCCTGCTCTTTTGCAAATGAGGTTAAGAAGGCCTATTTCAGACCATACACCAATTTTACTATGCTGTAATTCTAATGAGAACTTAAGAGCTCCATTTAGGTTATATAATTTTATCCTTAATCATCCTGATTTTCTAAATAATCTTAAAATTTGGTGGATGAATTTGAACTTCTCTGGTAAACCCAGTTACATTTTTGCAAAGAAACTTTAA